A window of Mus pahari chromosome 7, PAHARI_EIJ_v1.1, whole genome shotgun sequence contains these coding sequences:
- the Ckb gene encoding creatine kinase B-type, protein MPFSNSHNTQKLRFPAEDEFPDLSSHNNHMAKVLTPELYAELRAKCTPSGFTLDDAIQTGVDNPGHPYIMTVGAVAGDEESYDVFKDLFDPIIEERHGGYQPSDEHKTDLNPDNLQGGDDLDPNYVLSSRVRTGRSIRGFCLPPHCSRGERRAIEKLAVEALSSLDGDLSGRYYALKSMTEAEQQQLIDDHFLFDKPVSPLLLASGMARDWPDARGIWHNDNKTFLVWINEEDHLRVISMQKGGNMKEVFTRFCTGLTQIETLFKSKNYEFMWNPHLGYILTCPSNLGTGLRAGVHIKLPHLGKHEKFSEVLKRLRLQKRGTGGVDTAAVGGVFDVSNADRLGFSEVELVQMVVDGVKLLIEMEQRLEQGQAIDDLMPAQK, encoded by the exons atgcCCTTCTCCAACAGCCATAATACGCAGAAGCTGCGCTTCCCGGCCGAGGATGAATTCCCTGATCTGAGCAGCCACAACAACCATATGGCCAAAGTGCTGACCCCCGAGCTGTACGCCGAGCTCCGTGCCAAGTGCACGCCGAGCGGCTTTACTTTGGACGACGCCATTCAGACTGGCGTAGACAATCCGG GCCACCCGTACATCATGACAGTGGGTGCAGTGGCGGGCGACGAGGAGAGTTACGACGTATTCAAGGACCTCTTCGACCCCATTATTGAGGAGAGGCACGGCGGCTACCAGCCTAGTGATGAGCACAAGACCGATCTCAACCCAGACAACCTGCAG GGTGGCGATGACCTGGACCCCAACTACGTGCTGAGCTCGCGGGTGCGCACAGGCCGCAGCATCCGCGGCTTCTGTCTCCCCCCGCACTGCAGCCGCGGGGAGCGCCGTGCCATCGAGAAGCTGGCAGTAGAAG CTCTGTCCAGCCTAGATGGCGACCTGTCTGGCAGGTATTACGCGCTCAAGAGCATGACCGAGGCggagcagcagcagctcattGACGACCACTTCCTCTTCGACAAGCCTGTGTCGCCTCTGCTGCTGGCCTCCGGCATGGCCCGCGACTGGCCGGATGCTCGCGGCATATG GCACAATGACAATAAGACTTTCCTGGTGTGGATCAACGAGGAGGACCATCTGCGGGTCATCTCCATGCAGAAGGGGGGCAACATGAAGGAAGTGTTCACCCGATTCTGCACCGGCCTCACTCAG ATCGAAACTCTCTTCAAGTCCAAGAACTATGAGTTCATGTGGAACCCTCACCTGGGCTACATCCTCACGTGCCCATCCAACCTGGGCACCGGACTGCGGGCAGGTGTGCACATCaagctgccccacctggggaagcATGAGAAGTTCTCGGAGGTGCTCAAGCGGCTGCGGCTTCAGAAGCGAGGCACAG GTGGTGTGGACACCGCTGCTGTCGGTGGGGTGTTTGATGTCTCCAACGCTGACCGCCTGGGCTTCTCGGAGGTGGAGCTGGTGCAGATGGTGGTGGACGGAGTGAAACTACTCATTGAGATGGAGCAGCGGCTCGAGCAGGGTCAGGCTATCGATGACCTCATGCCGGCCCAGAAGTGA